In Musa acuminata AAA Group cultivar baxijiao chromosome BXJ2-3, Cavendish_Baxijiao_AAA, whole genome shotgun sequence, the following proteins share a genomic window:
- the LOC135608517 gene encoding axial regulator YABBY 5-like isoform X2 codes for MLIYSHSSSLFLPKASLVAYAQPAGDRRSMSTQQVCYVHCSFCNTILVVNIPCNNLFDNVTVQCENCANMLSVNFGAQFQRLPLQDIQHHSIGSQGLHRDCGSSSSKCAGIDTMNSTKSIKQQMLRVRTAAAAGKRRRVPSVYNRFIKEEIRRLKARNPDISHREAFSTAAKNWAHLPRIHFGQSVEGNQQLW; via the exons ATGTTGATATATAGCCACTCGTCTTCTCTCTTCCTACCTAAAGCTTCTCTCGTAGCATATGCTCAACCGGCCGGCGATCGGAGATCGATGTCGACGCAGCAAGTTTGCTACGTTCACTGCAGCTTCTGCAACACAATCCTCGTG GTCAATATTCCATGCAACAACTTGTTCGACAATGTGACAGTACAATGTGAGAACTGTGCAAATATGTTGTCTGTCAATTTTGGTGCTCAGTTTCAGAGACTCCCTCTCCAAGATATTCAG CATCACAGTATAGGATCTCAAGGACTCCACAGGGATTGTGGATCTTCTTCCTCCAAATGCGCCGGGATAGATACGATGAACTCAACGAAGAGCATCAAGCAACAAATGCTTCGAGTTCGCA cagcagcagcagctgggaAAAGACGTCGTGTGCCTTCTGTGTACAATAGATTTATCAA AGAAGAGATAAGAAGATTAAAAGCAAGAAATCCTGACATTAGCCATAGGGAAGCTTTCAGCACTGCAGCAAAAAAT TGGGCACACTTGCCTCGCATTCATTTCGGGCAGTCTGTCGAGGGGAATCAACAGTTGTGGTGA
- the LOC135608517 gene encoding axial regulator YABBY 5-like isoform X1, producing the protein MLIYSHSSSLFLPKASLVAYAQPAGDRRSMSTQQVCYVHCSFCNTILVVNIPCNNLFDNVTVQCENCANMLSVNFGAQFQRLPLQDIQHHSIGSQGLHRDCGSSSSKCAGIDTMNSTKSIKQQMLRVRTAAAAAGKRRRVPSVYNRFIKEEIRRLKARNPDISHREAFSTAAKNWAHLPRIHFGQSVEGNQQLW; encoded by the exons ATGTTGATATATAGCCACTCGTCTTCTCTCTTCCTACCTAAAGCTTCTCTCGTAGCATATGCTCAACCGGCCGGCGATCGGAGATCGATGTCGACGCAGCAAGTTTGCTACGTTCACTGCAGCTTCTGCAACACAATCCTCGTG GTCAATATTCCATGCAACAACTTGTTCGACAATGTGACAGTACAATGTGAGAACTGTGCAAATATGTTGTCTGTCAATTTTGGTGCTCAGTTTCAGAGACTCCCTCTCCAAGATATTCAG CATCACAGTATAGGATCTCAAGGACTCCACAGGGATTGTGGATCTTCTTCCTCCAAATGCGCCGGGATAGATACGATGAACTCAACGAAGAGCATCAAGCAACAAATGCTTCGAGTTCGCA cagcagcagcagcagctgggaAAAGACGTCGTGTGCCTTCTGTGTACAATAGATTTATCAA AGAAGAGATAAGAAGATTAAAAGCAAGAAATCCTGACATTAGCCATAGGGAAGCTTTCAGCACTGCAGCAAAAAAT TGGGCACACTTGCCTCGCATTCATTTCGGGCAGTCTGTCGAGGGGAATCAACAGTTGTGGTGA